In Alkalihalobacillus sp. TS-13, the following are encoded in one genomic region:
- a CDS encoding DUF4870 domain-containing protein: protein MDHNNELSKDERNWGMYVHLAAFAGYLTAALGFIIGPLLLWLLKKDEYAYVDYHGKEALNFQISFFIYGLVAGALMIILIGFALLPIVVILHLVFMIIGTIRASEGTYYRFPLTIRFIK, encoded by the coding sequence TTGGATCATAATAATGAATTATCCAAAGATGAGAGAAATTGGGGTATGTATGTTCATCTAGCTGCTTTTGCAGGTTATTTGACAGCAGCGCTTGGTTTCATAATAGGACCACTTCTGCTCTGGTTACTTAAAAAAGATGAATACGCCTATGTAGATTATCACGGTAAGGAAGCCTTGAACTTTCAGATCAGTTTTTTCATATATGGACTTGTGGCTGGAGCGTTAATGATTATTCTCATAGGATTCGCGTTACTTCCTATCGTGGTGATCTTACATCTTGTTTTCATGATCATTGGAACTATAAGAGCCAGCGAAGGCACCTACTACCGCTTTCCATTGACGATTCGTTTTATCAAATAA
- a CDS encoding ABC transporter permease, which produces MRMWHLIRTRWKIILSNKWQFLLMLILPLTVFWGAEQLLSKGSAQLKIPVIVVTEENNDTVSTIIERLKKNETLQIIEKSSDDAKRLLATNQAEAAVVFTKGLEEKVRQGKINDVIRLWKAPNAISTGLVEEYVASEVIRLASNGKAATYLANEFNGADVYEYAWKYTDDQWEPEPLMTIKLEKAGKQAQNQKTEKNTKPMLFGMLSIHILLISFYMQTWVMTERENGLASRTGMFGVNRLTCAFSNLLGSVTVILATLLPVSIYLLFDDGDFEQKGLLLIAYVIACGGIGFLLANLMNNTLLYHLIAVATTVLTSVLGGSFIKLEEFSDRLANASQYTPQHWFLNGLMRSTTTIEMTILFGSGLGLMILGLGIGAVRHDRA; this is translated from the coding sequence ATGAGAATGTGGCATTTAATCCGCACACGATGGAAAATCATCTTAAGCAACAAATGGCAATTCCTGTTGATGCTTATTCTCCCTTTAACCGTCTTTTGGGGTGCTGAACAATTGCTTTCGAAAGGTTCGGCTCAGTTGAAAATTCCTGTAATAGTGGTAACGGAGGAAAATAACGATACAGTTTCTACAATCATTGAACGCCTAAAGAAAAATGAAACGCTCCAAATCATTGAAAAATCGAGTGACGATGCGAAACGCCTTCTTGCAACAAATCAGGCTGAAGCCGCTGTTGTTTTTACAAAAGGTCTAGAGGAAAAAGTAAGACAAGGTAAAATCAATGATGTGATCCGGTTATGGAAGGCACCGAATGCCATTTCAACCGGGCTAGTCGAGGAATACGTCGCTAGCGAGGTGATCCGGCTTGCAAGCAACGGAAAGGCTGCCACTTACCTGGCGAACGAATTTAATGGAGCCGATGTGTATGAGTACGCCTGGAAATATACCGATGATCAATGGGAACCTGAGCCTTTAATGACCATTAAACTTGAAAAAGCCGGTAAACAAGCTCAAAATCAGAAAACAGAAAAGAATACCAAACCGATGTTGTTCGGCATGCTCAGCATCCATATCCTGCTCATCAGCTTTTATATGCAAACATGGGTGATGACAGAACGAGAAAACGGACTGGCATCAAGAACGGGGATGTTCGGTGTCAATCGTCTCACCTGTGCCTTTTCAAACTTACTTGGATCCGTAACAGTTATACTCGCAACACTTTTACCAGTATCTATCTATCTTTTATTTGATGACGGAGATTTCGAACAAAAAGGACTATTGCTTATCGCTTATGTGATCGCCTGCGGAGGAATTGGCTTTCTGCTAGCAAATCTGATGAACAACACACTTCTATATCATTTGATTGCTGTCGCGACAACTGTTTTAACCAGTGTATTAGGTGGAAGCTTCATCAAGCTGGAGGAGTTTTCCGATCGACTAGCGAATGCATCTCAATACACACCGCAACACTGGTTTTTAAACGGCTTAATGCGTTCAACTACAACTATTGAAATGACCATTTTATTTGGTTCCGGACTTGGACTGATGATTTTAGGATTAGGGATTGGAGCTGTACGACATGATCGAGCTTAG
- a CDS encoding C40 family peptidase: MKKVLPGALAAGFVMTVGTEAYAHSGDEVIESAKKFLGTPYKYGSAVGNKSSFDCSSFTATIFRYHGVKLPRTSRGQAKVGKPVRSGDLQPGDLVFFDTNFNRKINHVAIYAGNGKMIGAQSKGVGYANPFSPYYWSDRYVTARRVLPDSVKVDKAPTLTVVKGNKGSEKTQEVQVTVKSIRFHTVRKGDTLWDISRRYQTDVQTLKKLNDIKSHWIYPGQTIQLPIKEKSRDIIVRSYSMYNIQKGDTLWGIGQKYGVSVEKLMKVNKLSSSLIYPGQQLMIPK; this comes from the coding sequence ATGAAAAAGGTTTTGCCTGGAGCACTCGCTGCTGGATTTGTCATGACAGTGGGGACAGAGGCATATGCACATTCCGGAGATGAGGTGATCGAGAGCGCAAAGAAATTCCTGGGTACGCCATACAAGTATGGTTCGGCAGTAGGGAACAAGTCTAGCTTTGATTGTTCTTCTTTTACTGCGACGATTTTCCGTTATCATGGTGTGAAGCTTCCGAGAACAAGCCGGGGTCAGGCGAAAGTAGGTAAACCCGTCCGTAGCGGTGACCTACAACCGGGTGATCTAGTCTTCTTCGATACCAATTTTAATAGAAAAATTAATCATGTCGCGATTTATGCCGGCAACGGAAAAATGATCGGTGCCCAAAGCAAAGGTGTCGGCTATGCAAATCCGTTTTCCCCATATTATTGGAGCGATCGCTATGTGACTGCGAGAAGAGTACTCCCGGATTCTGTTAAAGTCGATAAAGCACCAACCCTAACAGTTGTAAAAGGAAACAAGGGATCCGAAAAAACGCAAGAAGTCCAGGTAACGGTAAAATCGATCCGTTTCCATACAGTCAGGAAAGGCGATACGCTCTGGGATATCAGTCGACGCTACCAAACAGACGTCCAGACGTTGAAAAAGTTGAATGACATCAAGTCTCATTGGATCTATCCCGGCCAGACCATTCAGCTTCCAATCAAGGAAAAATCAAGAGATATCATCGTCCGTTCCTACAGCATGTACAACATCCAAAAAGGCGACACGTTATGGGGAATCGGTCAAAAATATGGTGTTTCTGTGGAGAAATTGATGAAAGTCAACAAGCTGAGTTCTTCGCTTATTTATCCAGGGCAGCAGTTAATGATTCCCAAATAA
- a CDS encoding amidohydrolase: MTVIDNVYLYRPEVKEDKQLYHIEIEDGKIKAINKGRVDSQTDDVIDGNGATVTASFNDTHMHLLRYGLMKKELDLRKVTSWREMKEIVRNEYNEKMMEEHDWVIGRGVIDDQFEDLDHPLTAKELEELEYEKPMFFLHDDGHECIVNEEALKILRKEPELEKYHDRFIEKDEDGNWNGRFKDTAVHFIKYHFRNKTEEETYEAIEDAIPHLLEHGITSVQTDDVNFSGSFDQVWRTYTDLEKDGKLPVRAQLHHYIYAVEDLKNFLENDEKRTGDGTDRVTVGAFKIFLDGTQRLHTAALREPYHDKPETDGELIYTQEELNEMVKTADENIMQVAMHAIGDRAVEQALNAIEQVGAVKMRHRIIHAQVLAPDLLERLQKIKPYLEIQPNFMMDEYDQTADWVGRERERYCNPWNTVDQLGIPYTGSSDSPIGELSPLVNIFAGVNRTDEDGNPEGGWLPNEKLSLDKMYKACTETGAYLDFQEDRKGKLEEGYVVDLVLLSDHPAEVESHKIKDIQVLETWMDGERVYKK; the protein is encoded by the coding sequence ATGACTGTAATAGACAACGTATACCTATACAGACCAGAAGTAAAAGAGGACAAGCAACTATACCATATTGAAATTGAAGATGGAAAAATTAAAGCGATCAACAAGGGCAGGGTCGATTCACAAACCGATGATGTCATCGATGGAAATGGAGCTACAGTGACCGCCTCTTTCAACGACACCCATATGCACCTGCTACGGTATGGGTTGATGAAAAAAGAACTGGATCTTCGGAAGGTGACTTCGTGGCGTGAAATGAAAGAAATCGTACGAAATGAATACAACGAAAAAATGATGGAAGAACACGACTGGGTTATCGGTCGTGGTGTCATTGACGATCAATTCGAAGATCTTGATCACCCTTTGACTGCAAAAGAACTGGAGGAACTTGAGTACGAGAAACCGATGTTCTTTTTACATGATGACGGACACGAATGCATCGTGAATGAAGAAGCTCTAAAGATTTTACGAAAAGAGCCTGAACTTGAAAAGTATCATGATCGGTTCATCGAAAAAGATGAAGATGGCAATTGGAACGGTCGCTTCAAGGATACGGCGGTCCATTTCATCAAATATCATTTCAGGAACAAGACAGAAGAGGAAACGTACGAAGCCATTGAAGACGCGATTCCTCACCTGCTTGAGCATGGGATCACTTCGGTCCAGACGGATGATGTCAATTTTTCAGGTTCCTTCGATCAAGTGTGGAGAACATATACTGATCTTGAAAAAGACGGGAAGCTCCCGGTCAGAGCCCAGCTTCATCATTACATTTACGCAGTTGAAGATTTGAAAAACTTTCTGGAGAACGATGAAAAACGGACTGGTGATGGAACTGACAGAGTAACAGTTGGAGCTTTTAAAATATTTTTAGACGGGACACAACGGTTGCATACAGCAGCATTAAGGGAACCTTATCATGATAAACCCGAGACGGATGGTGAGCTGATTTACACCCAGGAAGAATTGAATGAAATGGTGAAGACGGCGGATGAAAACATTATGCAGGTGGCGATGCATGCCATCGGAGATCGTGCTGTCGAACAAGCTCTTAACGCAATCGAGCAAGTGGGTGCGGTGAAAATGCGCCACCGGATTATTCATGCGCAGGTTTTAGCGCCGGACCTACTGGAGAGACTGCAGAAAATCAAGCCTTACCTCGAGATCCAGCCTAATTTTATGATGGATGAATACGATCAGACAGCGGACTGGGTCGGAAGAGAGCGGGAGCGGTACTGTAACCCATGGAACACAGTGGATCAGCTGGGGATTCCGTATACCGGAAGCTCGGATAGCCCGATCGGTGAACTTTCGCCACTCGTGAACATTTTTGCTGGGGTCAACCGGACAGATGAAGATGGAAACCCTGAAGGCGGATGGCTACCTAATGAAAAACTGTCACTAGATAAAATGTATAAAGCCTGTACTGAAACAGGAGCATATCTCGATTTCCAGGAAGACAGGAAAGGAAAGCTCGAAGAAGGGTATGTAGTAGATCTCGTCTTGTTATCCGACCATCCAGCAGAAGTCGAGTCCCACAAAATAAAGGACATTCAAGTGCTGGAAACATGGATGGATGGGGAAAGAGTATATAAGAAGTAA
- a CDS encoding ABC transporter permease, with protein MRAFILAQTQLKEIFRQPIAWVVLFFMPIALIGFLLYGLENVLKSESLLPPFDVAIVDKDDDPETRLLIQQFQEDDELESLITFRVMDEEKAQNLLSENKIASILVIPEGFANGIRYGENKPVTVISNEKRPFQSALFLEMMNSSAELISAAQSGVNTIYDYLKEQNYSHEYVMKVSDQMIFDFTTFASGRKMMFDREEIKSFQGVTPLKYYSVSGFIFLLLLTGLLTMSMTSSTNAKIDERLRTFGVSTGAHLFSGLATQITILFMQAVLILAALWILTELKVTGHFGWSLLTFVTAIIVIGAWYTFLSNLPIAEGLRFFIGFLGLVVFAAGGSLIFPESYYTGFLEWLNLSTLSHWLHTSLVNSIFIENEDILFSSLSVLGGMIGTLLFTSFIVRQVKRS; from the coding sequence ATGAGAGCATTCATACTTGCACAGACACAATTGAAGGAAATTTTCCGTCAGCCAATCGCATGGGTGGTCCTTTTTTTCATGCCCATCGCTCTCATCGGCTTCTTACTATATGGGCTTGAAAATGTACTCAAATCCGAGTCACTTCTCCCTCCTTTCGACGTTGCGATCGTGGACAAAGACGATGATCCTGAAACCCGTCTCTTAATACAACAATTTCAGGAGGATGACGAACTCGAGTCGTTGATTACCTTTCGCGTCATGGATGAAGAAAAAGCCCAAAATTTATTATCGGAAAATAAGATCGCTTCAATCCTAGTGATCCCTGAGGGGTTTGCGAATGGTATCCGTTATGGTGAAAACAAACCCGTCACCGTCATAAGTAATGAAAAGCGACCTTTTCAATCCGCACTCTTTCTGGAAATGATGAACAGCTCTGCTGAACTGATCAGTGCTGCCCAAAGCGGGGTCAACACGATCTACGATTATTTAAAAGAACAGAATTATTCTCATGAATATGTAATGAAGGTATCTGATCAAATGATCTTCGATTTTACTACATTCGCCTCCGGTCGTAAGATGATGTTCGATAGAGAAGAAATCAAATCGTTCCAGGGAGTTACACCACTCAAATACTACAGCGTTTCCGGGTTCATTTTCCTGTTGCTGTTGACTGGATTGCTCACGATGAGCATGACCTCTTCAACAAATGCCAAAATCGACGAACGCTTACGAACTTTCGGCGTCTCTACAGGTGCCCACCTATTCAGCGGGCTCGCCACCCAAATTACGATTTTATTCATGCAGGCGGTTTTGATCCTTGCTGCTTTATGGATTTTGACAGAATTGAAGGTTACAGGTCACTTCGGTTGGAGTCTGCTTACCTTCGTAACAGCCATCATCGTCATCGGTGCCTGGTACACATTTTTATCGAATCTTCCTATAGCGGAAGGACTAAGATTCTTCATCGGCTTTCTAGGTCTTGTGGTTTTTGCAGCAGGTGGAAGTTTGATTTTTCCTGAGTCCTACTACACCGGGTTCTTAGAGTGGCTTAACCTATCAACTCTGTCACACTGGCTTCACACCAGTCTAGTGAACTCCATCTTTATTGAAAACGAAGATATACTATTCTCTAGTCTTAGTGTATTGGGCGGGATGATAGGTACCCTACTCTTCACTTCCTTTATAGTAAGGCAGGTGAAGCGGTCATGA
- a CDS encoding DUF6583 family protein: MDYNQGKNETAASIEPSQQPGKSKKPILISLAVIVLLGISGTVYAMFFNLSPKETYFAAEKNTMEQTQESFNKTFAVNEDVNKKMIEEPSKSTLTLGLKSIDGLQAIDPNMAMFASMLNDVKLSMSAQLNPEKNEGLAELKAGMGGTEFIKAEAYQSEDLTGLNVPLLYNNYLYLNNDQFGKVMKKFDPAYQGPEEIDNVVKMQLEAMRNQEKYEEHADEYGKFLLEKIKDENVTEKSGVEFQGKKYTQLTLALSEKETKDILKALIDKVREDEELLNFLIEANGNTAFTAPGMETADMKETIQTELKKASDNIDQVKIPDGFKSVILIDKNEVIVKRDVDFKIGNDSEFVVVDYSSHALRSDDLITDGKWEINVFPENGEKQDYGKMLVEIKGKKGDGDNATRDITGTFAFAEAGKVTGANLSAKITGTPEDMKADFEAAIDDPSNAGIPPLKGHFTRKVTDDLDNGTYSSNGEFGLEVDAGLGAPINVTFDYDSKTEFTKNLKFPNVTEDGENVAEMSPEEMERIMTEIQTRIQGMMMNGPQMFN; the protein is encoded by the coding sequence ATGGATTACAATCAAGGAAAAAATGAAACAGCCGCTTCAATCGAACCGTCCCAACAACCGGGTAAAAGCAAGAAACCGATCCTGATCTCGCTAGCAGTGATCGTTTTACTTGGAATCAGTGGAACGGTATATGCGATGTTCTTCAACCTATCACCGAAAGAGACGTATTTTGCAGCTGAAAAAAACACAATGGAACAGACGCAAGAATCCTTCAATAAGACGTTTGCAGTCAACGAAGATGTGAATAAGAAGATGATTGAAGAGCCTTCTAAATCGACTCTTACACTTGGTCTTAAAAGCATTGATGGACTTCAAGCGATCGACCCGAACATGGCGATGTTCGCATCCATGCTGAATGACGTGAAATTGAGCATGTCTGCACAACTCAACCCAGAGAAAAATGAAGGGCTTGCTGAGTTGAAAGCCGGCATGGGTGGTACAGAGTTCATCAAAGCAGAAGCCTATCAATCTGAGGATCTCACAGGTTTGAACGTTCCCCTTCTATATAACAATTATCTTTACTTGAACAACGACCAGTTTGGTAAAGTGATGAAGAAATTTGATCCTGCTTACCAGGGTCCTGAGGAAATCGACAACGTTGTAAAAATGCAGCTCGAAGCCATGAGAAATCAAGAAAAGTACGAAGAGCATGCTGATGAATACGGGAAGTTCTTACTTGAAAAAATCAAGGACGAGAATGTCACCGAAAAAAGCGGAGTCGAATTCCAGGGGAAGAAATACACACAGCTTACACTCGCACTTTCTGAAAAAGAAACAAAAGACATCCTGAAAGCTTTGATCGATAAAGTCAGAGAAGATGAAGAATTACTTAACTTCCTCATCGAGGCAAACGGCAACACAGCGTTCACTGCTCCTGGAATGGAAACAGCTGATATGAAAGAAACCATCCAGACAGAACTGAAAAAAGCATCTGACAACATTGATCAGGTAAAAATTCCTGACGGTTTCAAGAGCGTTATCCTGATCGACAAGAATGAAGTCATCGTCAAGCGTGACGTTGATTTTAAAATCGGTAACGATTCAGAGTTCGTCGTCGTTGACTATTCCAGCCACGCACTACGCTCAGACGATCTTATCACTGACGGAAAATGGGAGATCAACGTCTTCCCTGAAAACGGCGAAAAGCAAGACTATGGAAAAATGTTAGTTGAAATCAAAGGTAAAAAAGGAGACGGCGATAACGCTACACGCGACATCACTGGAACTTTCGCCTTTGCGGAAGCAGGAAAAGTAACTGGCGCAAATCTTAGTGCAAAAATCACAGGTACACCAGAAGACATGAAAGCAGACTTTGAAGCAGCAATCGATGATCCTTCGAACGCTGGCATACCACCATTAAAAGGACACTTCACCCGTAAAGTGACAGATGACCTTGATAATGGAACATATTCATCAAATGGTGAATTTGGTTTGGAAGTTGATGCTGGGCTCGGTGCACCAATCAATGTAACGTTCGATTATGATAGCAAAACCGAATTTACAAAGAATCTGAAATTCCCGAATGTCACAGAAGACGGGGAAAATGTAGCAGAAATGAGCCCTGAAGAAATGGAACGCATCATGACAGAAATTCAAACTCGAATTCAAGGAATGATGATGAACGGTCCACAAATGTTCAACTAA